ACCTTCACCATCGTCGGCTCTCAAGAATCGGAACCGGCCAAAGGCCGAATATCCAACGAATCGCCTGCAGGGAAGGCGTTTTTGGGGCATCATAAAAACGATACCGTGGAAGTAAAGACGCCCAAGGGAATGGTGACGTATAAGATTCTGTCGATAAGGTAGCCGGAAAATCAAAATATAAATCTCAAATATCAAAATGGTGGAGGCGCGAAGATTTTATGCATAAAACCTTCGCAAGATTCCAAAATTTTGATTTTTGACTTTTGATTTTTTAATTTTTTTGTATGCCGCTTGAAGATATAAAAAAATCCAGAGAGGAAAAGATAGCGCTTTTGCGCAAAGAGGGCATAAACCCCTATCCTCCCTCAAGTTCAAAAACCCATGCCATCAAGGAAGCATTGGACCGGTTTGAGGACTTCTTCGGCAATAAAACCCTCGTTACGCTTGTCGGACGTATGATGTTGAGGCGCGAGCACGGAGGTTCCACATTCTTTCATTTTGAAGACGAAACGGGCCGCATCCAGGGATATGCGAAAAAAGATGTGCTCGACGAAAATGTATACCGGAAGTTTCTGGACGCCTATGACGTGGGAGACATCATTGAGGTTTCGGGAACGCTTTTTCTGACAAAAAAGAATGAAAAAACGCTGGAGGCTCACAGCATCACAATGCTTTCAAAATCCGTTCGGCCTCTTCCCGAAAAATGGCACGGACTTTCGGACGTGGAAGAACGGTTCCGCAAGCGGTATTTGGACCTGGTGATGAACCCGGAAGTGCGCGTCCGGTTTGTGACGCGTTCAAAAATTCTGCAGGCAACGAGGGAGTTTTTTTTGGAATCCGGATTTTTGGAAGTTGAAACTCCCGTACTGCACACCATCGCCGGAGGAGCGCTTGCCCGACCTTTTAAGACCCGGATGGAAACATTGGACTTGGATCTTTATTTACGGGTGGCGCCGGAACTCTATTTAAAGCGGCTTCTGGTGGGGGGATTTGAGAAGGTTTTTGAGATGGGCAAGAGCTTCCGCAACGAAGGAATGGACAAGGAGCACAATCCGGAATTTACGGAACCGGAAGCCTACATAGCCTATAAGGATTATGAGTGGCTTATGGGGTTTACCGAGCATCTTTTCGGGCACCTCATACGGTCGGTTTTCAGCAAAGACCATCCTATTATCCGTTTTGACGGGAAGGAACTGCAATTTGCTACTCCCTGGCCGCGGCTCGATCTTAACGATCTGGTTAAAAAACATACCGGACTTGATTTTTGGGAAAATTCAGCGGAAGATTTTTTAAAAAAAGCAAAAGAGCTCGGCATTACCATAGAAAAAAAACAAACCAAAGCCGCGTTGCTCGACGAGTTATTCAAAAAAGTAGTGCGTCCGATGTTGCAGGACCCCGTTTTTGTCATCAATCACCCACTCGAATTATCTCCGCTTGCAAAATCTCACAGGGCAGATCCGCGCAAGGTGGAACGTTTCCAGCTAGTTGTGGGAGGAATGGAGGTTGCGAACGCCTTTTCCGAGCTGAACGACCCCGCGGAGCAGCGCATACGCTTTGAAATACAGGAGAAAGACCGAAAGGCAGGGGACGAGGAAGCGCATCGAATGGATGAGGATTACCTGGAGGCATTGGAGTACGGCATGCCGCCTGCCGCGGGCATTGGCATAGGCATTGACCGGCTTGTACGGCTTTTTACCGATAGCGCATCGTTGCGGGAGGTATTGCTGTTCCCCACCATGCGGAAAAAATAGCTCTAACCAATCTTATTTCATATTAAGACGGCCTTGGGTTCCCAGGGTCGTTTTCTAGTAATTACTTGACTATATAATATGAATATGCTACTATATCAAGTTATCCAAAAAGAAGCTTTTTTTACCAAAATTCCGCTTCTATGTAACAGTGAAAAAATGGCTAAAATATGCCAAATTTATGATTCCCTTATCTCTTATTTCAGCGACTCTTTCCATGATTTTTGGTGTCTCCTCAACGTTCATTTTGCCTTCTCCGGCCCCTTCGCCTGCTATGACTCCTGAATTTGCCAGATCCATTGAGATAGAGAAGAAAAAGCTGGTCATGAAGGCCCATACCATGACCCTTACGGCCTATTCAAGCTCGATCGACGAGACCGACAGTACGCCGTTTATCACGGCATCAAATACCCGCGTCCGCGATGGCGTGGTGGCTACCAACATGCTCCCTTTCGGCACCCGTATTCGTATGCCGTCGCTCTTCGGTACTAAGGAATTTATTGTTGAAGACCGCATGCACCGGCGGCATCAAAACCGCATTGATATTTGGTTTCCTTCAAAAAAGGAAGCTTTGCGCTTTGGCATCGTCCAGGGAGCCTTAATCGAAGTAGTTGCGGATTAGGAGTAAAAGGGTTTCCAATTCGAATCTTCATAGGCTTTACGCCTTTTTTTATTGCTTATTAAGAAAATAATTGGTATTGTTAAATCATGCTGGATATAAAGTTTATTCGTGAAAATCCGGAAAAGGTCAAAGAAGGCGTTCGAAAAAAGAACGCTAAAGTTGATGTTGACGCGTTGTTAAGGCTGGATGCCGATCACCGAAAGCTCCTGAGCGAGCTTGAGGAACTTCGAGCTGAACAGAATAAAAAAAGCAAAGAAGCAAAAGGAGAGTCTGCCGAACTCAAAGAACTTAAGGTGCGTGTCCAGAGTCTTGATAAGGAAGAGTCGGAAAAGAAGGAAGAACTTGACGAAATACTCCACACAGTCCCTAATTTGCCATTTGAGAATGTCCCGGTAGGACCGGACGAATCAGGAAATGTTGTGGTTCGCGAAGTTGGAGAAAAACCAAAGTTTGATTTTCCGCCCAAGGATTATCTTGTCATCAGCGAAAAATTAGACATTATAGATGTCGAGCGGGCGTCTCAAGTTTCTGGTTCTCGTTTTGGATACTTAAAGGGAAGGGCCGCGCTTCTTGAATTTGCGCTTATCCAGTACACCATGAAGGCGTTGACCGACAAAGAAATCCTTAAAGGAATTATACGGGAAAATCCGCATCTGGAAGGAATCTCTTCCGAGCCTTTCGTTCCTGTGGTTCCGCCGGTTATGCTCAAACCCAATGTATTTCGTAAAATGGCGCGCCTGAACCCTGGCGAAGAAGAAGAGCGGTACTACATTCAAAAAGATGATCTCTATCTAGCCGGCTCTGCCGAACATACGCTGGGGCCTCTTCATATGGACGAGACGCTGGCCGAGGAAAACCTTCCAAAGCGCTATATAGGATTTTCTACCTCGTTTCGCCGAGAAGCCGGTTCTTATGGCAAAGATACAAAAGGAATACTGCGGGTTCACCAGTTCGATAAGCTGGAAATGGAGTCATTCTGTTTGCCCGAACTTTCCCGGAAAGAGCATGAGTTTATTGTGGCTTGTCAGGAATATCTTATGAAGGGGCTCAACATTCCTTATAGGGTAGTTGAAATATGCACGGGGGATATGGGAGGTCCCGATGCACGGCAAATCGATCTGGAAGCGTGGATGCCCGGGCAGGGCACGTATCGCGAAACCCATACGGCAGATCTTATGACCGATTATCAGGCGCGCAGGCTTCAAACTAAAGTTAAGAGGCGTGCGGGTTCAAAAGAGCTTGTACACATGGTTGATGCAACCGCTTTTGCCATAGGGCGTACCCTTATTGCCATCATTGAGAATTACCAGACCAAAGACGGGGAGTTTGCTGTTCCCGAGGCTCTCAAATCCTATCTTCCATATATATAAAGGGTATTGTCCCCTGTATTTTCTGCGCTCGCTCGGAAATGCAAAAGAGTACTTTTGTATTTCACTCGACTCGCTTGAAAATAACCCAAATGCCAGACGCCAAAAAAAAAGTATCCAAAGAGAGCGTCCAAGATGTGCGGACATGGGTCGAGGTGGATAAAAAAGCGCTAGAAAGCAACTATACGGCCGTAAGGGCTATGTTGAAGGAGCATTGCCGCCTTATGGCTGTAGCCAAGTCCAATGCCTATGGCCATGGTCTCATTGATTATACAAGAGAGATGGAGAAGCTTGGCGCCGATTGGTTTGGCGTCGATTCAATAACGGAAGCGCTTGCTTTGCGAAGAAGCGGCATTCAAAAACCCATACTGGTGTTAGGATATACCCTGTCGTCTCGGCTTTGGGAAGCCGCAAAGCACGATATTCGGATTTCCGTTTCCTCACCCGATAGCTTAAAGGACTTCATTCGACATGCTGCGTCTTCGCGTCTGCCAAAGATTCATCTTAAAATAGATTCAGGCATGCACCGGCAGGGCTTTATGGTTTCCGAGATTTCTGCAGCCGCATCCGCTCTCAAAAAGAAGTTCAAGAATTCAGGCATTGTAGAGGGTGCATTTACGCATTTCGCGGCGGCAAAAAATCCGGCTTTTCCTTCGGAAACGCTGACACAGACAAGAGAGTATGAAAAAGCAATAAAGATTCTTTCTTCGGCGGGGTTTAGCGTTCTTAAGCATGCTGCGGCAACCGGCGGCATGCTTGTGTTTCCCGACACGCATTTTAACATGGTAAGGGTCGGTATCGGTCTTTACGGCCTTTGGCCTTCACAAGAGACAAACGCGGTTTTTTCAGATGCCTTGAAACTCAAACCGGCGCTTTCATGGAAGACCGTTATTTCAGAAGTTAAGGCGTTGCCGGCAGGCAGTAGGATCGGATATGATTTTACGGAGATGTTGAGGAGAGATTCTCGGGTGGCGATATGCCCCATCGGCTATTGGCATGGCTATCCCAGAGCCCTATCCGGCGCGGGACACGTATTGGTAAGAGGAAATCGGGCCAGGGTTCTCGGCAGGGTTTCCATGGATATGCTGAGCATTGACGTGACAGGCATTAAAAATACGATGGTCGGAGAAGAAGTAACACTCATCGGGCGAGACGGGAAGGAAGAAGTCTCTGCCGATGAGCTCGGGTATCTTACCGGCACAACAAATTACGAGATCATTACGCGGCTCAATCCTTTAATGAAAAGGGTTTATGTGTAGTTCGGGCTTTTTCTGGGTAAAGCGCTATCAGGCCTTAAGGGCCTGTTTTTTGTAACCATGCAAGTCCCTTGACGGCTAAACGGGGGGGAGTACAATAATGCAGGCGTTCTATTTTTAGGGTACATGCAATGGGAAACCAAGTTTTGGTAAATATCTCCGTAGATAAAGTAAAGCGGCTCACGCTCCTATTACAAAAGGTTTTGGAGCTTCTGGATGAACATGAGCCGTTGAGGACCGATATAAGCCGGGAAAGCGTCTCATTTTTCTCTCATGTGAGCTTGGCTTCAAAAGGGACACTCCCTGCTTCTCAAAAAGCACTTCTTGAGAGTTTGGAGAAGATATGTAATTACCTTGAGCTTGCCGAACATCTGCCCGCCTTCAAAGATATAAGTATAGATATTCTGAAAAGCTTATATGTCGGGATTAGTAGGCGCTTGGCTGAAGATGTCCCGATGGTTGAAGCGGAAGAAAAAAATCCCGCTTCGCCAAGATTTCAGACTGTCTCCAGGCGAGATGGACAAGGCCAGCATGAAGAGAAAATCCTTCATAAGCAAGCAGGGCGCTCTTCTTTTTTTCAAAAGTCGCGGAAGACAAACTTGATACTGGATAAGCCGGAGAAACATCTTGCTCCAAGTCCTCTCTCCGATCGTCAGCAGTTCATGCTTCGCTTCGCCTCGTCCCGCAAAAAGTTTCAACTTAAAGAGCTCATAAGCCATTTCCCCTCTCTTAGCGAAAAAACCATACGCAACGACCTTCTGGCTCTTTGTGAACATGGCCTTGTCCGGAGGTTTGGAATTGCTCCAAGAAGCTATTATGAAGTTTCTGTCCATGCGGAAGTATCAATGCATAATACGGAACATGTTTTTAATCATGCGGAATCGGTCGTTTTTAATACGGAACCCATACAAGTCAT
The window above is part of the bacterium genome. Proteins encoded here:
- the alr gene encoding alanine racemase, with product MPDAKKKVSKESVQDVRTWVEVDKKALESNYTAVRAMLKEHCRLMAVAKSNAYGHGLIDYTREMEKLGADWFGVDSITEALALRRSGIQKPILVLGYTLSSRLWEAAKHDIRISVSSPDSLKDFIRHAASSRLPKIHLKIDSGMHRQGFMVSEISAAASALKKKFKNSGIVEGAFTHFAAAKNPAFPSETLTQTREYEKAIKILSSAGFSVLKHAAATGGMLVFPDTHFNMVRVGIGLYGLWPSQETNAVFSDALKLKPALSWKTVISEVKALPAGSRIGYDFTEMLRRDSRVAICPIGYWHGYPRALSGAGHVLVRGNRARVLGRVSMDMLSIDVTGIKNTMVGEEVTLIGRDGKEEVSADELGYLTGTTNYEIITRLNPLMKRVYV
- a CDS encoding DeoR family transcriptional regulator, producing the protein MGNQVLVNISVDKVKRLTLLLQKVLELLDEHEPLRTDISRESVSFFSHVSLASKGTLPASQKALLESLEKICNYLELAEHLPAFKDISIDILKSLYVGISRRLAEDVPMVEAEEKNPASPRFQTVSRRDGQGQHEEKILHKQAGRSSFFQKSRKTNLILDKPEKHLAPSPLSDRQQFMLRFASSRKKFQLKELISHFPSLSEKTIRNDLLALCEHGLVRRFGIAPRSYYEVSVHAEVSMHNTEHVFNHAESVVFNTEPIQVI
- the lysS gene encoding lysine--tRNA ligase; this translates as MPLEDIKKSREEKIALLRKEGINPYPPSSSKTHAIKEALDRFEDFFGNKTLVTLVGRMMLRREHGGSTFFHFEDETGRIQGYAKKDVLDENVYRKFLDAYDVGDIIEVSGTLFLTKKNEKTLEAHSITMLSKSVRPLPEKWHGLSDVEERFRKRYLDLVMNPEVRVRFVTRSKILQATREFFLESGFLEVETPVLHTIAGGALARPFKTRMETLDLDLYLRVAPELYLKRLLVGGFEKVFEMGKSFRNEGMDKEHNPEFTEPEAYIAYKDYEWLMGFTEHLFGHLIRSVFSKDHPIIRFDGKELQFATPWPRLDLNDLVKKHTGLDFWENSAEDFLKKAKELGITIEKKQTKAALLDELFKKVVRPMLQDPVFVINHPLELSPLAKSHRADPRKVERFQLVVGGMEVANAFSELNDPAEQRIRFEIQEKDRKAGDEEAHRMDEDYLEALEYGMPPAAGIGIGIDRLVRLFTDSASLREVLLFPTMRKK
- a CDS encoding serine--tRNA ligase, whose product is MLDIKFIRENPEKVKEGVRKKNAKVDVDALLRLDADHRKLLSELEELRAEQNKKSKEAKGESAELKELKVRVQSLDKEESEKKEELDEILHTVPNLPFENVPVGPDESGNVVVREVGEKPKFDFPPKDYLVISEKLDIIDVERASQVSGSRFGYLKGRAALLEFALIQYTMKALTDKEILKGIIRENPHLEGISSEPFVPVVPPVMLKPNVFRKMARLNPGEEEERYYIQKDDLYLAGSAEHTLGPLHMDETLAEENLPKRYIGFSTSFRREAGSYGKDTKGILRVHQFDKLEMESFCLPELSRKEHEFIVACQEYLMKGLNIPYRVVEICTGDMGGPDARQIDLEAWMPGQGTYRETHTADLMTDYQARRLQTKVKRRAGSKELVHMVDATAFAIGRTLIAIIENYQTKDGEFAVPEALKSYLPYI